The nucleotide window TCTTCTTTGCTTTACAATTCTCATGGTTTGTTTTCTCCCATGCTATGCCGCAATCATTTGTAAATATAAAGCTCTTGTATGTGATGAATTTAACTTAGTGATCAATAATGAACCAATTAATCGTTGGCCGCTAGACCTTTCGTTGGCAGCTACTCGCTGGTGTACTTCTTATTGGTATAAACGCATTGGCAATTGTCATCTGATTTGGGATAAGTCAAAAGCATTGAGTCAACAAGAAGAATTATTTAAAAAAATTATTGGTTGTGAAAATAAAAATAAGCCTCCTAAAGATCCAGTTAGCATCGATGAGCCATATGCATTTTATACAAGAACACTATCATTTTCTTTTAAAGATTCTCGTGAATCTTATGGCTTACAGCTTGCAGACCTTTTAGTTGGATATGCTGTTAAAGCTGCCAAAAACAATCAAACAACTAAGTCTCTAGCAAAAACTATTGGTCCATGTTCGGTTATGCCCGCGAAGCGTCATTTGCCCATGCAGTCTATAATGGACCGAGAGCAAGCATTAAAAGTATTGAGGGAAGTATTAGCTAATTGGTCAAACAAATAATTAATAAATGCCATACACTTCCATTGCGCGACTTCTTAGCTATTAAAGATCGCATTACTAGCAAACAAACCTTGGTACACACGCAACAATATGTTTTTCTAACTACGTGACAATTAAACCAACCAGCACCGAACTCAGCATTAATGAGCAAAACCTACTGCGTATGATATTTGATTGGTGGCTTATAAGATGCGAATGGCCGAAAGCGGGTTCATTAGGCAGGTCAAAAGAAGAGTTAGTGCCACCAGACCTTATCGATCCAATTATAAGAGATTTAATAGAGCGAAATTATATTACAGAAATTGGTGGCTCTAGACGGCTTGCTCTTAGATTACCAGTCATGGCTTGTTTTAAAGAGGCTAAACGCACTTTGCGTCATGCTGCTGCATTTCTTGATATGGCTAAAGAAGACTTGGCAGCTAATCGTGATGAAGAACCATTTCGCAACTACACGATATTAGAAGTTGCATCACGTTTACATATTGGTCTGATTGATTGCCGAAGATTACTGCAAACATTAGGTGCTGAAACTTCAATCAGTGGTTATCGTGATCCATGGCAGTCAGAAGATAAAGAGAAATTATCTCATGAGCAAATATTAAATTATAATGCTTTTACTACGCCGCGTGATTGGCGCAATTTGGCTGCGGCAGAATCTGCCGAAGATTATTTGATTAAATTTCATGGCAAGAACTCACTGCCGTATCAATTAAGTTCAATCAATAATCATCAACCAAGTGAAGTTGTTATACATTTAGAAAGAGATAAACACGATTTTTGGTTAGATGGCTATCGCATTACAATTCCTGATGGTCTGCATTTTGAGACCCTTTGTGAGCTTATTGATGAAGGTTGTTATTATTTTAAGTATGACAATTACGATACGCCTGCACAAAAAACAGAAATAAAAAATAGAATTAAAACTCGAATGAACTCTTTACGTGATTCAATACAAGGTGCAGCAAATGTAGCAGGCCTTATAGATTTTAAGGTTAAGGAACATATTGTTTCTATTCGCGGTCAAGGATATCGCTTAGAAATAAAAACAGACAACTGGTATTTAAAAAAATCTGATTTAAAGTAAATCTTACAAATATGCTTTTTTAATAATTTCAATCTTACAATTGTTACTTTTTATCTTACCTGCATCTTACAATTGTAGTTTTTTTACCCTCTTCAAATCTTACTTTTTCACATTTTATCAATCTCAGATCTTACCAAAAATCTTG belongs to Deltaproteobacteria bacterium and includes:
- a CDS encoding DUF3800 domain-containing protein codes for the protein MINNEPINRWPLDLSLAATRWCTSYWYKRIGNCHLIWDKSKALSQQEELFKKIIGCENKNKPPKDPVSIDEPYAFYTRTLSFSFKDSRESYGLQLADLLVGYAVKAAKNNQTTKSLAKTIGPCSVMPAKRHLPMQSIMDREQALKVLREVLANWSNK